Proteins from a single region of Flavobacterium sp. K5-23:
- a CDS encoding glycoside hydrolase family 97 protein: protein MKHYLSLFLLCAMSILQAQSIQSPSNKIILNFKLGTNGQPFYSVNYKEKPIILESALGIKLKEKAALDANFEVMDTKKATFNESWKPVLGEQSSILNHYNELTVSLIQKETKVKMNIIFRVFDEGVAFRYDFPKQNELNYFIISDEVSQFNLTDNYKAFWIPGDFDSNEYEYNETKLSEIDNSKIDMNNGIGVKSIPGKYIVQSPLMMKSTSGLYLNIFEAAVVNYPIMHLNVDVEKYKLNAQLVPNAIGDKAYLQTPCVSPWRTIMISDDARDIVGSKMILNLNEPSKIEDTSWIKPMKYVGIWWEMHVGKATWDYAGSQNAQNSVTKDLLPSGKHGATTENTKRYIDFAAKNGFDGVLVEGWNVGWEDWFGNWKEEVFDFVTPYPDFNIDEVTAYAKAKNVKMIMHHETSGSVANYERRLDRAFDYMKKYDYPAVKSGYVGKIIPRGEFHDGQSMVNHFNFVARRAADYKIMINSHESSRPTGYSRTYPNYIAAEAARGNEFNAWSIGNPPMHETILPFTRLLGGPMDYTPGIFEIKMSHYDKSKTEQVHTTLAKQLALYVTMYSPLQMAADLPENYEKYNDAFQFIKDVAADWDESIYLEAEPGDYLTVVRKEKGKESWFLGAITDENARNSEIKLDFLTKGQKYKATIYEDANNAHWKNNPIAYKIRTMIVTTKSKIKLKLAAGGGTAISFEPIK from the coding sequence TTGAAACATTATTTATCCCTTTTCCTGCTTTGTGCTATGAGCATATTGCAGGCGCAAAGCATTCAGTCCCCTTCAAACAAAATCATTTTAAATTTTAAGTTAGGGACAAATGGACAGCCATTCTACTCCGTAAATTACAAAGAAAAACCAATCATTCTTGAAAGTGCCTTAGGTATTAAACTGAAAGAGAAAGCAGCTTTAGATGCGAATTTTGAAGTCATGGATACTAAAAAAGCAACTTTTAATGAATCTTGGAAACCTGTACTAGGAGAGCAATCATCTATCTTAAATCATTATAATGAATTGACTGTTTCTCTTATTCAAAAAGAAACTAAGGTAAAAATGAATATCATTTTTAGAGTTTTTGATGAGGGTGTTGCTTTTCGCTATGATTTCCCTAAACAAAACGAACTTAATTATTTCATTATTTCTGATGAGGTATCTCAATTTAATCTAACGGATAATTATAAAGCATTTTGGATTCCGGGAGATTTTGATAGTAATGAGTACGAGTACAACGAAACAAAACTTTCTGAAATTGATAATTCTAAAATAGATATGAATAATGGTATTGGTGTGAAATCCATTCCAGGAAAATACATTGTTCAATCGCCGTTGATGATGAAATCTACATCGGGGTTATATCTTAATATTTTTGAAGCGGCGGTAGTTAATTATCCTATAATGCATTTAAATGTTGATGTTGAAAAATATAAATTGAATGCACAATTGGTTCCTAACGCTATAGGTGACAAAGCCTATTTGCAAACACCTTGCGTTTCTCCTTGGAGAACGATAATGATAAGTGATGATGCCAGAGATATTGTAGGCTCAAAAATGATTCTGAACCTTAACGAACCTTCAAAAATTGAAGATACTTCTTGGATTAAGCCTATGAAGTATGTTGGGATTTGGTGGGAAATGCACGTTGGGAAAGCTACCTGGGATTATGCAGGTTCACAAAATGCTCAAAACTCAGTGACTAAGGATTTATTACCTTCAGGAAAACACGGAGCAACTACAGAAAACACTAAAAGATACATCGACTTTGCTGCCAAAAACGGTTTTGATGGAGTTCTGGTAGAAGGATGGAATGTCGGTTGGGAAGATTGGTTTGGCAACTGGAAAGAAGAGGTTTTTGACTTTGTAACTCCTTATCCTGATTTTAATATTGATGAGGTTACGGCTTACGCCAAAGCAAAAAATGTAAAAATGATTATGCATCATGAGACTTCGGGCTCAGTTGCTAATTATGAAAGAAGATTAGACCGTGCATTTGATTATATGAAGAAATACGATTATCCGGCTGTAAAGTCAGGATACGTAGGTAAAATTATTCCTAGAGGAGAATTCCATGACGGGCAGTCTATGGTCAACCATTTTAATTTTGTTGCAAGACGTGCTGCTGATTATAAAATTATGATTAATTCACACGAATCTTCCAGACCTACAGGCTATAGCAGAACCTATCCAAATTATATTGCTGCCGAAGCTGCTCGTGGAAATGAATTCAATGCTTGGAGTATTGGAAACCCACCTATGCACGAAACAATATTGCCTTTCACAAGACTACTTGGAGGACCTATGGATTATACTCCTGGTATTTTCGAAATAAAAATGAGCCATTACGATAAAAGTAAAACGGAACAAGTACATACTACATTGGCAAAACAACTAGCTTTGTATGTAACGATGTATTCTCCTTTGCAAATGGCAGCTGATTTACCTGAAAACTACGAGAAATACAATGATGCTTTTCAATTCATTAAAGACGTAGCTGCAGATTGGGATGAGAGTATATATCTAGAAGCAGAACCAGGTGATTATTTAACGGTAGTTAGAAAAGAAAAAGGAAAAGAATCGTGGTTCCTGGGTGCAATCACCGATGAAAATGCAAGAAACTCTGAAATTAAGTTGGATTTCCTAACAAAAGGACAAAAGTATAAAGCGACCATTTACGAAGATGCAAATAATGCTCATTGGAAAAACAATCCTATTGCTTATAAAATTAGAACTATGATAGTTACCACTAAGTCAAAAATTAAATTGAAATTGGCTGCCGGCGGAGGAACCGCTATCAGTTTTGAACCAATTAAATAA